One window of the Mycobacterium haemophilum DSM 44634 genome contains the following:
- a CDS encoding HAD-IB family hydrolase, producing the protein MTVSDSAAQQQTPPQTTATTAAHARTAAFFDLDKTIIAKSSTLAFSKPFFDQGLLNRRAVLKSSYAQFIFLLSGADHDQMDRMRSHMTNMCTGWDAAQVRSIVNETLHDIVTPLVFAEAADLIAAHKLCGRDVVVVSASGEEIVAPISRALGATHAMATRMVVEDGKYTGEVAFYCYGDGKVQAIRELAAREGYPLEHCYAYSDSITDLPMLEAVGHPNVVNPDRGLRREAAERGWPVLMFSRPVSLRDRIPAPSGAAIATTAAVSITALAAGAVTYSLLRRFAF; encoded by the coding sequence GTGACCGTTTCCGACTCGGCCGCTCAGCAGCAAACCCCACCGCAAACAACGGCAACCACCGCTGCCCACGCCCGCACCGCCGCGTTCTTCGACCTGGACAAGACCATTATCGCCAAGTCCAGCACGCTGGCGTTCAGCAAACCATTCTTCGACCAGGGACTGCTCAACCGCCGCGCCGTGCTCAAGTCCAGCTACGCCCAGTTCATCTTCCTGCTCTCCGGCGCCGACCATGATCAGATGGACCGGATGCGCAGTCACATGACCAACATGTGTACCGGTTGGGATGCGGCGCAGGTCAGGTCGATCGTCAACGAAACCCTGCACGACATCGTGACCCCGTTGGTATTCGCCGAAGCCGCTGACCTCATCGCCGCCCACAAGCTATGCGGCCGTGACGTCGTGGTGGTGTCGGCCTCGGGAGAAGAGATCGTGGCCCCGATCTCTCGAGCCCTAGGTGCTACCCATGCCATGGCGACTCGAATGGTCGTCGAGGACGGCAAGTACACCGGTGAAGTGGCGTTCTACTGCTACGGCGACGGCAAGGTGCAGGCGATCCGCGAGTTGGCTGCCCGTGAGGGCTACCCGCTGGAACACTGCTATGCCTACTCCGACTCGATCACCGACCTGCCGATGCTCGAGGCCGTAGGCCACCCGAATGTGGTCAACCCTGACCGCGGTTTACGCAGAGAAGCCGCCGAGCGCGGTTGGCCGGTGCTGATGTTCTCGCGGCCAGTCTCGCTGCGCGACCGCATCCCGGCACCATCGGGTGCGGCGATAGCGACCACCGCAGCGGTGAGTATCACGGCGTTGGCCGCCGGAGCGGTAACCTACTCGCTGCTGCGCCGCTTCGCGTTCTAG